The following coding sequences are from one Triticum dicoccoides isolate Atlit2015 ecotype Zavitan chromosome 4A, WEW_v2.0, whole genome shotgun sequence window:
- the LOC119288601 gene encoding serine carboxypeptidase 1-like, with product MALRALRLSVVVVAVVALSALPRRADAAPGIRPGHKEADVIVALPGQPPAVQLRQYSGYIHVNRAAGKSLFYYFVEAPVDPAHKPLVLWLNGGPGCSSFGIGAFQEVGPFRVDTEGRTLCPNPYSWTAAANLLFLESPVGVGFSYAVNEEVYKTMGDNMTAIDSHIFLLRWFDRFPEYKGREFFIVGESYAGHYIPELAVTIDVQNKNPKLTPINLKGISIGNGILEFAEEQAELYEYLWHRAFISDAAHDTIAKHCKGPDDLSTVCQAARDTAYGNTGDISAFNVYAPTCHDKKVRPTDSKCTDIAGPCLAHFVEAYLNQRQVQTAIHANTALKYPWVGCRTRTYNLKRFGDSPTSMLPHLKALVTTGIRIWLFSGDFDAMVPVTATKRSVEKLQLGVEKDWRAWSPGPGKDVAGYVIAYKGLVLATVRGAGHMVTVDQPERGFALFTSFLRGEPLPSAAPQTD from the exons ATGGCGCTGAGAGCGCTGCGCctctccgtcgtcgtcgtcgcggtcGTCGCCCTCTCCGCGCTCCCGCGGCGGGCCGACGCCGCCCCGGGCATCCGGCCAGGGCACAAGGAGGCGGACGTGATCGTCGCGCTGCCGGGGCAGCCGCCGGCCGTGCAGCTGCGGCAGTACTCCGGCTACATCCACGTCAACCGGGCCGCGGGGAAGTCGCTCTTCTACTACTTCGTGGAGGCGCCCGTCGACCCCGCTCACAAGCCGCTCGTCCTCTGGCTCAATGGAG GGCCTGGCTGCTCTTCCTTCGGGATTGGAGCGTTCCAGGAGGTTGGCCCCTTCCGTGTCGACACGGAAGGCAGGACCCTCTGCCCGAACCCCTACTCCTGGACCGCCG CGGCGAACCTGCTCTTCCTGGAGAGCCCCGTGGGCGTGGGCTTCTCCTACGCCGTGAACGAGGAGGTGTACAAGACCATGGGGGACAACATGACCGCCATCGACTCGCACATCTTCCTGCTCAGGTGGTTCGACCGCTTCCCGGAGTACAAGGGCCGCGAGTTCTTCATCGTCGGCGAGAGCTACGCCGGCCACTACATCCCCGAGCTGGCCGTCACCATCGATGTCCAGAACAAGAACCCCAAGCTCACCCCCATCAACCTCAAAGGAATCTCC ATCGGGAACGGCATACTGGAGTTCGCGGAGGAGCAGGCGGAGCTGTACGAGTACCTGTGGCACCGCGCCTTCATATCGGACGCGGCGCACGACACCATCGCCAAGCACTGCAAGGGCCCCGACGACCTGTCCACCGTCTGCCAGGCGGCCAGGGACACCGCCTACGGCAACACCGGCGACATCAGCGCCTTCAACGTCTACGCGCCTACTTGCCACGACAAGAAAGTCAGGCCAACAGACTCCAAGTGCACG GACATTGCTGGTCCGTGCCTCGCACACTTTGTGGAGGCGTACTTGAACCAGCGCCAGGTGCAAACGGCGATCCACGCCAACACGgcgctcaagtatccgtgggtcggGTGCAGAACCCGGACGTACAACCTGAAACGCTTCGGGGACTCGCCGACGTCGATGCTGCCGCACCTCAAGGCCCTGGTCACCACCGGCATCCGCATCTGGCTATTCAG CGGCGACTTCGACGCGATGGTGCCGGTGACGGCGACGAAGCGGTCGGTGGAGAAGCTGCAGCTGGGCGTGGAGAAGGACTGGCGGGCGTGGTCGCCGGGGCCGGGCAAGGACGTGGCCGGGTACGTGATCGCGTACAAGGGGCTGGTGCTGGCCACGGTGCGCGGCGCCGGCCACATGGTCACCGTCGACCAGCCGGAGCGGGGGTTCGCGCTCTTCACGTCCTTCCTCCGAGGCGAGCCGCTGCCGTCCGCAGCGCCGCAGACCGACTGA